One part of the Bacteroidia bacterium genome encodes these proteins:
- a CDS encoding MBL fold metallo-hydrolase, with protein sequence MFTPIKKLTIAGYVLLSFLFLSPLLSHAQDSPIQLKYLGTAGWVIQDGTITVLVDPYISRVKLGRGPSIHPDDNRETVERSDYFVSDTASIDSIITEADFILVHHSHFDHLSDVPYIAKKTGAKVIGTETTINILKAYGIPTEQLYPVKGGEDYQFENFAVQVIPSIHSALNEKHYIDSRTYTEPPKVPLKVSEFIEGGSLMFLARFQNHHVMTMGSMNFVERELFGQKPDILLAGVNRSQLGLYRYNERLLSVTNYPRIIIPTHWDNFRLPYGFSQESAVEQKLMPFKEDVKRLSPRTKVIIPKHLGIITIE encoded by the coding sequence ATGTTCACACCCATAAAAAAACTGACGATTGCAGGATATGTCTTGCTTTCATTCCTTTTCCTTTCCCCTCTCCTTTCACATGCACAGGATTCTCCCATCCAGCTCAAATACCTCGGTACCGCTGGCTGGGTGATACAAGATGGTACAATCACTGTTTTAGTTGATCCCTATATATCTCGGGTAAAGTTGGGAAGAGGGCCCAGCATCCATCCTGATGATAATAGAGAAACGGTAGAAAGATCTGACTACTTCGTTTCAGACACGGCCAGTATTGATAGCATCATTACAGAAGCTGACTTTATTCTGGTGCATCATTCTCATTTCGACCACCTTTCTGATGTCCCATATATCGCAAAAAAAACCGGAGCCAAAGTCATCGGTACAGAAACTACCATCAATATCCTGAAAGCCTATGGAATACCCACTGAGCAATTGTATCCGGTAAAAGGAGGAGAAGATTATCAATTCGAAAACTTTGCTGTTCAAGTCATTCCTTCTATTCATTCAGCCCTCAATGAAAAGCACTATATCGATTCAAGAACCTATACAGAGCCGCCCAAAGTTCCCTTAAAAGTTTCTGAATTTATCGAAGGGGGATCTCTTATGTTCCTCGCTCGCTTTCAGAATCATCATGTCATGACTATGGGCTCCATGAATTTTGTGGAAAGAGAATTGTTTGGACAAAAGCCGGATATCCTGCTCGCTGGAGTGAATCGTTCTCAACTGGGACTCTATCGCTACAATGAACGCCTATTGTCCGTAACCAATTATCCGCGCATTATCATTCCCACCCATTGGGACAACTTTCGCCTACCTTATGGATTTTCTCAGGAATCTGCAGTCGAACAAAAACTCATGCCCTTCAAGGAAGATGTAAAACGCCTTTCACCCAGAACCAAAGTCATTATCCCTAAGCATTTAGGAATCATCACGATTGAATAA
- a CDS encoding response regulator transcription factor: protein MAHKSHAQDEKVNREMQVVMRMIGDEILRLSGDSSSRVLPIKRVDDRYRISFETEFSFSPEELSATVDEVIKESKLVKAYIVEVEQCESEEIVYSYVIRNLGYQDIIPCRGRGQPLDCYSVLLTILDPEESLTQKNSNSLTDSSLENASGFRGGKDVTTISLIVFLSLIVIGFLYFRKKAPESEETDNPHLISLGKYRFDKRTMELSLGGQVQELTSKEADLLSLLYSSANETLKREEMLNKVWGDEGDYIGRTLDVFISKLRKKLEADSTVKIVNVRGIGYKLVLRV, encoded by the coding sequence ATGGCCCATAAAAGTCATGCACAGGATGAGAAGGTCAACCGTGAGATGCAGGTAGTAATGCGTATGATCGGGGATGAAATTTTAAGGCTATCGGGAGATAGTAGCTCGCGGGTTTTACCGATAAAGAGAGTGGACGACAGATATCGGATCAGCTTTGAAACAGAATTTTCATTTTCACCAGAAGAACTTTCCGCAACAGTAGATGAGGTAATAAAGGAAAGCAAGTTGGTAAAGGCCTATATCGTTGAAGTTGAACAGTGTGAGTCCGAAGAGATCGTTTATAGTTATGTAATCCGAAATTTGGGCTATCAGGATATCATTCCCTGTAGGGGTCGTGGCCAACCTCTCGATTGCTATAGTGTGCTACTTACCATTTTGGATCCTGAGGAATCTTTGACCCAAAAAAATAGTAATTCCCTCACGGATTCTTCCCTGGAAAATGCCAGCGGTTTTCGTGGCGGGAAGGATGTAACCACCATTTCTCTCATCGTCTTCCTGAGTTTAATCGTAATTGGCTTTCTGTATTTCCGCAAGAAAGCCCCGGAATCCGAAGAGACAGATAATCCTCACCTTATTTCATTGGGGAAATATCGTTTTGACAAAAGGACGATGGAGCTTTCTCTGGGAGGGCAAGTGCAGGAATTGACAAGCAAAGAGGCTGATTTGCTGAGCTTGCTATATTCTTCTGCCAATGAAACCCTGAAGCGCGAAGAAATGCTGAATAAAGTCTGGGGAGATGAAGGCGACTATATCGGTCGTACCCTGGATGTATTCATCTCTAAATTGCGCAAAAAGCTGGAAGCGGATTCGACGGTGAAGATTGTGAATGTGAGAGGGATTGGATATAAGTTAGTCCTAAGGGTTTAG
- a CDS encoding MerR family transcriptional regulator: MKQYGVKELSDLSGVTVRTLHHYDKIGLLKPLNRTEAGYRFYGEEEFLRLQQILFYKELDFSLKEISDLLDDPDFDLIQALKSHRSALEDRRKRISNLLHTIDHTLEHLNTGEIMSKPEKLYEGLPKELGTTQRQEAIDAYGKEAVEHAENELLKLGKADFKKLQAEMDQLHDSLFQLKEEDPKSPQVQQLIAKHYVVIRMFWGTSKKEDKQAEAYAGLGELYVSDPRYMSMNGKPQPEFSAFMKEAMAHFSKSL, encoded by the coding sequence ATGAAGCAGTATGGCGTAAAGGAATTGTCTGACTTATCCGGAGTAACGGTTCGCACCTTGCACCACTACGATAAGATCGGCTTACTCAAACCCCTGAACAGAACGGAGGCCGGCTACCGTTTTTATGGGGAAGAAGAATTCCTGCGGCTTCAACAAATCCTTTTCTACAAAGAACTGGATTTCTCTTTAAAGGAAATCTCAGACTTGCTGGATGATCCCGACTTCGACCTGATCCAGGCCCTCAAAAGCCACCGATCTGCACTCGAAGACAGAAGAAAAAGAATCTCAAATCTTCTTCACACCATTGACCACACCCTTGAACATTTAAACACAGGAGAAATCATGTCAAAACCGGAAAAATTATACGAAGGCCTTCCCAAAGAACTGGGTACCACTCAAAGACAGGAAGCCATAGATGCATATGGTAAAGAAGCTGTAGAACATGCCGAAAATGAATTGCTCAAACTCGGCAAAGCAGACTTCAAAAAATTGCAGGCGGAGATGGATCAACTTCACGACTCTCTTTTTCAGCTAAAAGAAGAAGATCCCAAAAGTCCTCAAGTCCAGCAATTGATTGCTAAACATTATGTAGTCATCCGCATGTTCTGGGGCACTTCTAAAAAAGAAGACAAGCAAGCAGAAGCCTATGCCGGCCTGGGCGAGCTCTATGTCAGCGATCCTCGCTACATGAGCATGAACGGCAAACCTCAACCCGAATTCTCAGCCTTTATGAAAGAAGCTATGGCGCACTTTTCTAAAAGTCTTTAG
- a CDS encoding AraC family transcriptional regulator — MPSFQFSIADLIGWIIIYQSLFFTLTLYLQHKKQTSFNRILSAFTALFALNFLNILLINQGVLNQDQNFGLVYGLLYGPVFYFYTLFLTDKGQNFQQKDGLHFLPAAFILILILVAGNLIQSENSLFLLTLMVLGHIFYYLGKAFLTIRNFQDLLKDNFSEIESRRLSWLRSLILSVSFILLFAGLEAFLPISYARLYGDIYFILISLFSLMIINFMFYKGLEYPEILKDQLIPPSKEKYKGSNLDKKRTKEILRKLDICMETEKPYLNEELSIGELAQMLEISSKNLSRVINEQKGMNFFDFINQYRIEEACELLQNRSRSELRINEIMYQVGFRSKSTFNQVFKHKLGMTPNAYRSRHREKS, encoded by the coding sequence ATGCCTAGCTTTCAATTCTCCATAGCGGATCTCATCGGATGGATCATCATTTATCAAAGTCTTTTCTTTACCCTAACCCTCTACCTTCAACATAAAAAGCAGACCTCTTTCAATCGCATTCTGTCCGCCTTTACAGCTTTATTCGCCCTCAACTTTCTCAACATTCTCCTCATCAACCAAGGCGTTTTAAATCAGGACCAGAATTTTGGTCTGGTCTATGGCTTGTTATATGGTCCGGTTTTCTATTTCTACACCCTATTTTTGACGGATAAGGGTCAGAATTTCCAACAAAAAGATGGGCTGCATTTTCTGCCCGCAGCATTCATCCTAATTCTAATCCTGGTCGCCGGAAATCTGATCCAATCAGAAAATAGCCTCTTCCTGCTAACCCTCATGGTTTTAGGTCATATTTTCTACTACCTAGGGAAGGCCTTTCTCACTATCCGAAACTTCCAGGATTTACTCAAAGACAATTTCTCCGAAATAGAAAGTCGCCGACTTTCCTGGCTCAGAAGTCTGATCCTTTCGGTCTCCTTCATCCTCCTTTTTGCCGGCCTCGAAGCCTTCCTCCCCATTTCTTATGCCAGGCTGTATGGAGATATTTATTTCATCCTGATTTCTCTTTTCAGCCTCATGATCATCAATTTCATGTTCTACAAAGGCTTAGAATACCCGGAAATCCTGAAAGATCAGCTTATTCCCCCAAGCAAAGAAAAATACAAGGGCTCCAATCTGGATAAAAAAAGGACAAAGGAAATTCTCCGAAAGCTCGATATATGCATGGAAACGGAAAAACCCTATTTGAATGAGGAATTAAGCATAGGTGAATTGGCGCAAATGCTGGAGATTTCCAGCAAAAATCTCAGCCGGGTAATCAATGAACAAAAAGGGATGAATTTTTTTGACTTCATCAATCAATATCGGATCGAAGAAGCCTGCGAATTGCTTCAAAATAGAAGTCGCTCTGAATTGCGCATCAATGAAATCATGTACCAGGTAGGTTTCCGTTCCAAATCAACCTTCAATCAAGTCTTCAAACATAAATTGGGCATGACTCCCAATGCCTATCGTTCCAGGCACCGAGAAAAATCCTGA
- the katG gene encoding catalase/peroxidase HPI yields MESMNNGSGKCPVMHGGNTSTGTTDKHWWPNSLNLDILHQHDTKSNPLDEDFDYREALKSLDVEGLKKDLHALMTDSQDWWPADWGHYGGLMIRMAWHAAGSYRISDGRGGAGTGNLRFAPLNSWPDNASLDKARRLLWPIKKKYGNSVSWADLMILAGNIAYESMGLKTFGFSFGREDIWHPEKDVYWGAEKEWLAPSDERYENVEDASTMENPLAAVQMGLIYVNPEGVNGKPDPMNTAAHIRETFGRMAMNDEETAALTAGGHTVGKTHGNGDASKLGPEPEAAGIEEQGFGWANSQNSGVGRYAVTSGIEGAWTTEPTKWDNGYFDMLFGHEWELRKSPAGAQQWEPVSIKDENKPVDVEDFSIRTTPIMTDADMAMKVDPAYREICLKFKEDHAYFSDTFARAWYKLTHRDMGPKVRYYGPDVPAEELIWQDPVPAGNADYDVAAVKAKIAGAGLSIAEMVNTAWDSARTFRGSDMRGGANGARIRLAPQKDWEANEPTRLAKVLAVLEPIAAEFGISVADAIVLAGNVGVEQAAKAAGFDIAVPFSAGRGDATDEMTDADSFAPLEPLADGFRNYLKKDYVVSPEEMMLDRAQLLGLTAAEMTVLIGGMRAMGSNFGGTKHGVFTDQEGALTTDFFVNLTDMKYKWEATGKNSYSIRDRKTNAEAWTATRTDLVFGSNSVLRAYAEVYAQDDNKGKFVRDFVKTWAKVMDMDRFDLA; encoded by the coding sequence ATGGAATCAATGAACAATGGAAGCGGAAAGTGCCCCGTAATGCACGGAGGAAACACTTCCACTGGCACCACAGACAAGCATTGGTGGCCAAACTCCCTCAACCTGGACATTTTGCATCAGCACGACACGAAATCAAATCCTTTGGATGAAGATTTTGATTATCGGGAAGCCTTGAAAAGCCTTGATGTAGAAGGCTTGAAAAAAGATCTACACGCATTAATGACTGACAGCCAGGATTGGTGGCCCGCTGACTGGGGACATTATGGTGGACTCATGATTCGGATGGCATGGCATGCGGCTGGATCTTACAGAATATCTGATGGACGAGGAGGTGCAGGTACTGGAAACCTTCGTTTCGCACCACTCAACTCCTGGCCAGATAATGCCAGCCTTGACAAAGCGAGACGCTTACTTTGGCCCATCAAGAAAAAATATGGGAATAGCGTAAGCTGGGCAGATTTGATGATCCTTGCGGGAAATATTGCTTATGAAAGCATGGGATTGAAAACCTTTGGTTTTTCATTCGGAAGAGAAGATATCTGGCATCCTGAAAAAGATGTGTACTGGGGAGCAGAGAAAGAGTGGTTGGCGCCAAGTGATGAGCGCTATGAGAATGTGGAAGATGCATCTACGATGGAAAATCCTCTGGCAGCTGTCCAAATGGGACTCATTTATGTTAATCCTGAAGGGGTAAATGGAAAGCCTGATCCTATGAACACAGCTGCCCATATACGGGAAACCTTTGGACGCATGGCAATGAATGATGAGGAGACAGCGGCCTTGACTGCTGGAGGGCATACCGTTGGGAAAACCCACGGAAATGGAGATGCCAGTAAATTGGGGCCTGAGCCAGAAGCGGCAGGTATCGAAGAGCAAGGTTTTGGTTGGGCAAATTCACAAAACTCTGGTGTAGGCCGTTATGCTGTAACCAGTGGAATCGAAGGTGCCTGGACGACTGAGCCTACCAAATGGGACAATGGATACTTTGATATGTTATTTGGACATGAGTGGGAGTTGAGGAAAAGCCCGGCAGGTGCTCAACAATGGGAGCCTGTAAGTATCAAAGATGAAAATAAGCCAGTAGATGTAGAGGACTTTTCAATTCGCACAACTCCGATCATGACTGATGCGGATATGGCGATGAAAGTAGATCCTGCCTACAGAGAAATCTGTTTGAAGTTCAAAGAAGACCATGCGTATTTCTCTGATACATTTGCCCGTGCCTGGTATAAGTTGACGCATAGAGATATGGGACCCAAAGTAAGATATTACGGTCCTGATGTGCCAGCTGAAGAATTGATCTGGCAAGATCCTGTTCCTGCGGGAAATGCTGACTATGATGTTGCTGCTGTAAAGGCTAAAATTGCCGGAGCTGGTCTAAGTATCGCTGAGATGGTAAATACTGCCTGGGATAGCGCACGTACCTTCAGAGGATCGGATATGCGTGGTGGTGCAAACGGTGCCCGTATCAGACTTGCTCCTCAGAAAGACTGGGAAGCCAATGAGCCGACAAGACTTGCTAAAGTTTTGGCTGTATTGGAGCCTATCGCTGCTGAATTTGGTATTAGCGTAGCAGATGCAATTGTACTTGCCGGTAATGTAGGAGTTGAACAAGCGGCAAAAGCTGCTGGTTTCGACATTGCGGTTCCCTTTTCTGCAGGAAGAGGAGATGCTACGGATGAAATGACAGATGCTGATTCTTTTGCTCCGCTTGAGCCACTTGCGGATGGATTCAGAAACTATCTCAAGAAAGACTATGTAGTTAGCCCGGAGGAAATGATGTTGGATCGTGCGCAATTGCTAGGCCTTACAGCAGCGGAGATGACCGTTCTGATTGGCGGCATGAGAGCTATGGGAAGCAACTTCGGAGGGACTAAGCATGGTGTGTTTACGGATCAGGAAGGTGCTTTGACTACGGATTTCTTTGTGAATCTCACAGATATGAAATACAAGTGGGAAGCAACCGGAAAGAATTCTTATTCCATTCGCGATCGCAAAACAAATGCAGAGGCCTGGACAGCTACTCGTACAGACCTCGTATTTGGATCCAATTCTGTTCTGCGAGCTTATGCGGAGGTTTATGCTCAGGATGATAACAAAGGAAAATTCGTTCGTGATTTTGTGAAAACCTGGGCGAAAGTGATGGATATGGATCGTTTTGATTTGGCATAA
- a CDS encoding alpha/beta hydrolase has product MQGEPIKKELQTPEGKWSYLTSQEGEKALLFIHGASSSNKIWKYQYGLKIEAYKNIFVDLLGYGESEKPESGYTLANWISGLHAILEQEKVEKVAIVAHSNGVIFAKEFYRRYPDQVDRLILLDGMLKLTIPKQMLGWMKNTLERSDYEEYMKKNVQMMPVAGLQEEDAAILRKDGLETPKRISQAEFELVSSDDTWQEILISCPTMILHSNNPFWTKDYLSWLKTVAPDHHFKVWKDSGHFVQLQYPARLEKLIREAMGE; this is encoded by the coding sequence ATGCAAGGAGAACCCATCAAAAAAGAACTCCAAACTCCAGAAGGGAAGTGGAGCTACCTCACAAGTCAGGAAGGAGAAAAAGCTCTGCTTTTCATTCACGGAGCCAGTTCCAGCAATAAAATCTGGAAGTACCAATACGGACTCAAAATAGAAGCATACAAAAATATCTTTGTGGACTTGTTGGGATATGGGGAAAGTGAAAAACCGGAAAGCGGATATACGCTTGCAAATTGGATCAGTGGCCTCCACGCCATTTTGGAGCAAGAAAAAGTTGAAAAAGTAGCTATAGTCGCTCACAGCAATGGCGTCATTTTCGCCAAAGAATTTTACCGCCGATATCCGGATCAGGTAGATCGGCTTATTCTCTTGGATGGTATGTTAAAACTCACGATTCCCAAACAAATGCTGGGCTGGATGAAAAACACCCTGGAGCGGAGCGACTATGAGGAGTACATGAAAAAGAATGTACAAATGATGCCCGTAGCCGGATTGCAGGAAGAAGATGCAGCAATTTTGCGTAAAGATGGTTTGGAAACTCCGAAACGAATCAGTCAGGCTGAATTTGAGTTGGTAAGTTCTGATGATACCTGGCAAGAAATTCTCATTTCCTGTCCAACCATGATTCTTCATTCCAATAATCCATTTTGGACGAAAGATTACCTTTCATGGCTGAAAACAGTCGCTCCTGATCATCACTTTAAAGTTTGGAAGGACAGTGGGCATTTTGTTCAATTGCAATATCCTGCGCGTTTGGAAAAGCTGATTAGAGAAGCGATGGGAGAATAG
- a CDS encoding GNAT family N-acetyltransferase, whose product MPKQIDFFRASGDQDIDSLKKAWLQTLSRPQDGMWEAFRDMAILWGIKEEDKLIGYACMNADHQLIQFYISPEHLDQGPSILQSFLRELMIKTAIVGTNNPVFLSLATPFIQEIKPHSYLYEKFLEVEMGEREAEFRICHSEDLEAIVRYCHLATGGPEAWLEGYIGNLIEKGEIFMLRNEEEIIGTCEVRKSISAPDYVDIGMIVSPNHRKKGYGSFLLNRAKEIAISWGKEPICSTTIDNLGSQKAIRNCGFRSMHQLLEVHFDNHKLQQ is encoded by the coding sequence ATGCCCAAACAGATAGATTTTTTTCGTGCCAGTGGAGATCAGGACATTGACTCACTCAAAAAAGCCTGGCTACAGACCCTGTCTCGTCCACAAGATGGTATGTGGGAGGCTTTTCGGGATATGGCGATACTTTGGGGAATCAAGGAAGAAGATAAATTGATCGGTTATGCATGTATGAATGCAGACCATCAATTGATTCAGTTTTACATTTCTCCTGAACACCTGGACCAGGGTCCTTCCATTTTACAGTCCTTCCTTCGGGAACTTATGATCAAAACAGCTATTGTAGGGACCAATAATCCGGTATTCTTATCTCTGGCTACTCCCTTTATCCAGGAGATCAAGCCGCATAGCTATCTCTATGAAAAATTCCTGGAGGTAGAAATGGGAGAAAGAGAGGCAGAATTCAGGATCTGTCACTCAGAGGATCTGGAAGCTATAGTAAGATATTGTCATCTAGCAACTGGAGGACCTGAAGCATGGCTGGAGGGATATATTGGAAATCTGATAGAAAAAGGAGAGATTTTCATGCTCAGAAATGAGGAGGAGATCATCGGAACTTGTGAAGTAAGAAAAAGTATTTCTGCCCCGGATTATGTAGACATAGGCATGATCGTTTCCCCCAATCACCGGAAGAAGGGCTATGGGAGTTTTTTATTAAATCGCGCAAAGGAGATTGCTATAAGTTGGGGGAAGGAACCTATTTGTTCGACCACCATCGACAATTTGGGTTCTCAAAAAGCAATCAGGAATTGCGGATTTAGAAGTATGCATCAGTTATTGGAGGTACATTTTGACAATCACAAACTGCAGCAATGA
- a CDS encoding energy transducer TonB: protein MRHFFSIIACIFLPLALLSQNLGYEVQSTYKKAVKEEQLHGARTMLDINPGYPQNWIKETDYISSELVLNDQGKVIKALGNNDILNSEQQSVLKMAEIGSNIDVAIKYYSENVVTKERVVNTMSFRLSLIPEIEASYPGGYDELKAYLKKQVIDVIGEEKGKKIDLAKVKFAINTHGKACDARISESSGSQEIDRLLLESVARMPAWKPAQDVNGKKIKQEFEFIMGMKAGC from the coding sequence ATGAGACATTTTTTCAGCATAATCGCTTGCATTTTCCTCCCCCTGGCCTTGCTATCTCAAAACCTCGGCTATGAGGTTCAATCGACCTACAAAAAAGCAGTCAAAGAAGAACAACTGCATGGGGCCAGAACTATGCTTGACATCAATCCCGGCTATCCTCAAAATTGGATTAAAGAAACTGATTATATTTCCTCCGAGCTGGTTTTAAATGATCAGGGGAAAGTCATCAAAGCTTTGGGAAACAATGATATCCTCAATTCTGAGCAACAATCTGTGCTCAAGATGGCTGAAATCGGTTCCAATATTGATGTTGCAATCAAGTACTACTCAGAAAATGTGGTTACCAAAGAGCGCGTAGTAAATACCATGAGTTTTCGGCTGAGTCTGATCCCGGAAATTGAAGCTTCATATCCCGGCGGCTATGATGAACTAAAAGCCTACCTCAAAAAACAGGTAATAGATGTGATAGGAGAGGAAAAGGGGAAGAAAATTGATCTTGCGAAAGTAAAATTTGCGATCAACACCCATGGTAAAGCTTGTGATGCCCGTATTAGTGAAAGTTCGGGAAGTCAGGAAATCGATCGTCTTTTACTGGAATCTGTAGCAAGAATGCCTGCATGGAAACCTGCTCAGGATGTAAATGGAAAAAAGATCAAACAGGAATTTGAGTTTATCATGGGCATGAAAGCGGGTTGTTAA
- a CDS encoding MOSC domain-containing protein, whose product MKQASVIALSKSASHTFNKYKEESITLLAGLGVEGDAHMGERVKHRSRVAKDPSQPNLRQVHLIHSELFDELAEKGFRVNPGQMGENITSRGIELLSLPTHTILKIGAEVEIQITGLRNPCYQIDSIQEGLMKAVLDKDEEGNLVRKAGIMGIVLKGGQINVGDPIEIKLPAEPHLKLEKV is encoded by the coding sequence ATGAAACAAGCCTCAGTTATTGCCCTAAGTAAAAGCGCCAGCCACACCTTCAATAAATACAAGGAAGAATCCATCACCTTGCTAGCTGGCCTGGGGGTAGAAGGAGATGCCCATATGGGCGAAAGAGTGAAACATCGTTCCCGTGTAGCCAAAGACCCCAGCCAACCCAACCTAAGACAGGTTCACCTTATCCATTCAGAACTTTTTGATGAGTTGGCAGAAAAAGGATTTAGGGTAAATCCCGGGCAGATGGGGGAAAACATTACTAGCAGAGGAATCGAGCTTTTATCCTTACCCACGCATACTATCCTGAAAATCGGAGCAGAAGTCGAAATTCAAATCACAGGTTTGAGAAATCCCTGTTATCAAATTGATTCCATTCAGGAGGGATTGATGAAGGCAGTTTTGGACAAAGATGAGGAGGGAAATTTGGTTCGAAAGGCAGGAATCATGGGTATCGTTTTGAAAGGAGGCCAAATAAATGTCGGAGATCCAATAGAGATAAAATTACCTGCAGAACCTCATCTAAAGTTGGAAAAAGTGTAG
- a CDS encoding SMI1/KNR4 family protein, with the protein MNFLSEADFQQVEHTLGIQLPAHYKAFHLQHKALIQELKELVNEVDQSISLATDVESILMINQFLEVPKTEGPFRFKFSIGQDGCGNFALIDLKNTDNTKVYYSDHDEYGFEEIFDQSINDFKWDNFEGLSRGESVEEYVRGEIAWRK; encoded by the coding sequence ATGAATTTTCTATCTGAAGCCGATTTTCAGCAAGTCGAACATACACTCGGCATCCAATTACCTGCTCACTACAAAGCCTTTCACCTCCAACACAAAGCACTCATCCAGGAATTAAAGGAACTTGTAAATGAAGTAGACCAAAGCATCAGCCTTGCGACAGATGTTGAGTCTATCCTCATGATCAATCAATTCCTGGAAGTCCCCAAAACAGAAGGACCTTTTCGTTTCAAATTTTCCATCGGTCAGGATGGTTGTGGGAACTTTGCCCTAATTGATCTAAAGAATACAGATAATACGAAAGTGTATTATTCTGACCACGATGAATACGGTTTTGAGGAAATTTTCGACCAAAGCATCAATGATTTCAAATGGGACAATTTTGAAGGCTTGTCTAGAGGAGAAAGTGTAGAGGAATATGTACGAGGAGAGATAGCTTGGAGGAAGTAG
- a CDS encoding DUF1572 domain-containing protein, whose amino-acid sequence MSTTNPIAKRFREVIFDGKFVAYTNYKDQLSQVKLAEATKKIGPLNTIAALTYHINYYVAGVLNVFEGGELEIRDKFSYDLPPLESEEDWDTLKNELFSNGEKFAAHLDGFSEEKFKGAFVVEKYGTYRRNMDGMIEHCYYHLGQISIIRKMIAEGM is encoded by the coding sequence ATGAGTACGACAAATCCCATTGCCAAAAGATTTAGAGAAGTCATCTTTGACGGTAAATTTGTAGCCTATACCAATTATAAAGACCAACTTTCGCAAGTAAAACTGGCAGAAGCCACCAAAAAAATCGGACCGCTCAATACCATCGCGGCCCTGACCTACCACATCAATTATTATGTCGCAGGTGTATTGAATGTATTTGAAGGAGGCGAACTGGAAATCCGGGACAAATTCAGCTATGACCTGCCTCCGCTTGAGTCGGAAGAGGATTGGGATACGCTAAAAAACGAGCTTTTCAGCAATGGCGAGAAGTTTGCAGCTCATCTGGATGGCTTCTCTGAGGAAAAATTCAAGGGCGCTTTCGTAGTCGAAAAATACGGCACCTACCGCAGAAATATGGATGGGATGATTGAGCATTGCTATTACCACCTGGGGCAGATATCGATTATCAGGAAGATGATTGCAGAAGGGATGTAG
- a CDS encoding class I SAM-dependent methyltransferase, whose protein sequence is MNWYNLFSSFYDLSIEGIYKKSRQEVFSMLATEHVSCVLDLACGTGQNFPHLVERFGTETQILGIDLSPGMLAKAQKRIDKKGWENVSLLEVDARQLNQEAIDAHLGKATPIHCIVSTLALVVIPNWEKVFHTLFDLLSPGGQFLMMEVYAKRKVPQTYYTDLIARADLKRKVWEPLEKVSERFDRKELKGSPHLHGGTLYVASGFKKVL, encoded by the coding sequence ATGAACTGGTACAACCTATTTTCTTCTTTCTATGATCTTTCTATAGAAGGCATTTACAAAAAGTCGAGACAGGAAGTATTCTCCATGCTTGCGACAGAGCATGTATCCTGCGTCCTGGATCTCGCTTGTGGAACTGGTCAGAACTTTCCGCATTTGGTCGAAAGATTTGGGACAGAAACCCAAATTCTCGGCATAGATCTTTCTCCAGGTATGCTGGCCAAAGCCCAAAAACGAATCGATAAAAAAGGCTGGGAAAATGTATCCTTGCTGGAAGTGGATGCCCGGCAATTGAATCAGGAGGCCATCGATGCACATTTGGGGAAAGCGACTCCGATCCATTGTATTGTATCAACGCTGGCTTTGGTTGTGATCCCGAATTGGGAAAAAGTCTTCCATACTCTCTTTGATCTCCTAAGTCCAGGTGGTCAATTCCTCATGATGGAAGTCTATGCAAAGCGAAAAGTTCCACAAACTTATTATACAGACCTGATTGCCCGAGCGGACCTTAAACGAAAAGTCTGGGAGCCTTTGGAAAAAGTCTCTGAAAGGTTTGATCGCAAAGAACTCAAAGGATCGCCACACCTTCATGGTGGGACGCTTTATGTGGCCAGTGGGTTTAAGAAGGTTTTGTGA